Genomic window (Propionibacteriaceae bacterium ZF39):
GGCAGTTCGCGAGCTCGACATCAGTGGCCTGCAGGATCGGTCGTGGAACAACCTGCGCACCGTCTATACCCATGGTTATGGCCTCGTCGCCTCCTACGGCAACCGTCGCCAGCCCGGTGGCGAGCCCGAGTGGCTCGTGCGGGACATCCCGCCGGTCGGTGCTCTGGCGGAGCACCAGCCGCGCATCTATTTCGGCGAGCAGCACACGGAATATTCGATCGTCGGCGCCCCTGCGGGTACGCCCCCGGTCGAGTTGGATACGCCCGGCGGCGGTGACGGTGGTGGCGAGCGACGCAACACCTACACCGGTGAGGGCGGCGTCGAGATCGGCAACTGGTTCAACCGGCTGCTCTATGCGACGCGCATGGCCGATGTGAACATCCTGCTGTCCGGTCGCGTCAACGAGGCGTCGAAGATCATCTATGACCGTACGCCGCGGCAGCGCGTCCAGGCAGCCGCTCCCTGGCTGACGGCCGACTCGAACGCCTATCCCGCTCTGGTCGAGGGTCGGGTGGTCTGGATCGTCGACGCCTACACGACGACCAACAGCTATCCGAACTCCCATCGGATCTCGCTGGACCAGGCGACCTCCGACACCCAGACGCGTACGCCGACGGCTCAGCCGGAGACGCGGATCAACTACATCCGCAACTCGGTCAAGGCCGTGGTGGACGCCTACGACGGCTCGGTCACGCTCTATGCCTGGGACGAGCAGGATCCGCTGTTGCAGACGTGGCGCAAGGCGTTCCCCGACACGGTCAAGGACCGTTCGGAGATCTCGCCGGCGCTGCTCGAACACCTGCGCTATCCCGATGATCTGTTCAAGGTCCAGCGCGACGTGCTGGGTCGCTATCACGTCACCGATCCGATGGCCTGGTTCCAGCAGAACGACCTGTGGGTGATCCCGAACGACCCGGTGGCGCAGAACAACCAGAAGGAAAACCCCTACCTGCTGTCGATCAAGTGGCCGGGCGACAACCAGGCCCTGTTCTCGCAGACGACGGTGTTCGTCCCGCGCGGGCGCAACAACCTGGCGGCGTTCATGGCGGTCAACGCGGATGCGGCGAGCCCCGAATACGGCCGCATGCGCATCCTGCGGATGTCCGACTCCCAGCAGGTCGACGGCCCCAACCAGAGCTTCAACGCGATGGTCACCGATGAGCAGGTCGCCAACCGATTGCGGCCGTTCCTCAACCAGGGCTCGGCGCAGGTGGTCTATGGCAACCTGCTGACCCTGCCCCTGGGCGGCGGTCTGCTCTATGCGCAGCCGATCTATACGCAGAAGGCGGCGGGTCAGGGTTCCTATCCGGCGCTCACGTTCGTGACCGTCCGCTTCGGCGAGCGGGTCGGCATCGGTGACACCCTGCAGGAAGCGCTCAACCAGGTCTTCGGTGGCGACGCGGGTGCGTCGACCGGCGAGGAAGTCCAGGGTGAGACCGTCGAAGCGGGCACGACACCGCCCGAACAGGGTGGGGAGCCGCGGCCTGCGGACAACCCGGGCGCGGTCCGGGCTCTCAATGAGGCGTCGACGGCGTTCAACGAGGCCCAGACGGCGCTGCAGAACGGTGATCTCGGGCTCTATCAGCGCAAGATCGAGGAAGCCCGCGCCGCCATGCAGCGCGCACAGGGTGCCCTGGGCGGCTGATCCCCGCTCGGACCCCGGACGCGATCTGCGTTTCGGGCGAGGTGCGCGTCAGCGCACGGTGACGGCGAAGCCCGCGTCGTTGAGTGCGGGCTCGAGCACGGTCGCGTCGCCGACGACCACGAGCGTCAGCGCATCAAGGTCGATGACCTCGGCGTACGCCCGGCTCGCCGACTCCGGTGTGGCGGCACGGATCCCGGCCAGATAAGTGTTGACGTAGTCGAGTTCGAGCCCCTGTGCGACGATCGACGCCGTCTGGTCGGCGATGCCGTCCGCTGTGGCGTACCGCAGGGGAGAGACGCCCGCGAAGTAGTTGACCGCGTCGGTGACCTCGTCGGAGGTGATCGGGGTGGCACTGATGTCGAGGAGCCGACGCGCTTCCTCCAGGGCCGGGGCCACGACCTCGGTCCGGAAGGAGCCGGCCACCGTGAACGTGCCGCCCGAGCGCAGGGGAGCGTTCTGCAGGCTCACGCCGTAGGTGTAGCCACGTTCCTCCCGCAGCACCTTGTTGAGTCGGCTGAGGAACGCCCCGCCGACGGCATAGCTCCCCACCTGGAAGTCGGGCCAGCGCGGATCGTGCCGGTCGATCCCTGAGCCGCCGAAACGGATGTCTGCCTGCACCGAGTCGGGCCGATCGACCAGCAGGGCCGTCGGGGTGGCAGGCCTGCAGGCCTGATGGCTGGTCGTGGCCTGGTCCGGTGTGGCCCAGTCCGCGAACGCTCCCGCCGCCAACGGCACGGGATCCTCGGCGAAGTCCCCGGCCAGCACGAGGGTGGCCCCACGCGGGCCATAGTGCCGGCGATGGAATTCCCGCACCTGGTCGGGGGTCACGGCCTCGACGGTTCCGGGCTCGCCACCGGGGAGCCGCTGGGCCCGGGTTTCCGGAGCGAACACCGCGTTGCGGAAAGCCCAGGAGGCCAGCTGCGCCGAATTGGCCCGGAGCTGATCCAGTTCGGCCAGGCGGAGCGCGACGTGACGCGCCGAGTCGGCGTCGCGGAGTTCGGGCCGGCGTACGCCTTCGGCGAGCAGCTCGAGCGCCCGGGGGAAGCGGGTTGCCGGGACGTCGATCATGGCCTGCAGGCTGGACTGCCCCTGGCTGGCCATGAAGGCCGCACCCTCGGTCTCGAGTGCCTCGGCGAACGCATCGCCCGGATGATCCGTGGTGCCCTCGTCGAGGGCGCGGGCGCAGATGGTGGCGACGCCTTCGATCGCGGCGTCCTCGGCCGACAGCGGAACGTCGAGGACCAGGTTGGCGGAGATCACGCGCTGGCCGGGCACCTGATGCACGAGGACCCGCATGCCGTTGTCCAGCCGGTGTTCGGTGGGCAGGGGATAGGTCCAGGCGGCGGGCGGCTGCAGTAGGGGGCGGGTGCTCATCGGTTCTCCTGCCGATAGATCAGGGTGGCGCGGTGGACGGGGGAGAGATGGGCGCGGGCCGCAGCCGCGATCTCGTCGGCTCCGATCGACGTGACGGTGTCGATCCGCGTGTTGATGCGACCCGGGTCGTCCAGGAGCGTCGCGGCAGCAGAGATCTGGTCGGCGCGGCTCTCGATCCGGGCCAGGGACTGGAGCCAGTGGCGCTCGAACTGGGCGTGGGCCCGGCGTACCTCGTCGTCGCTCGGGCCGTCGGCCGCGAACCGGTCGAGCTCGGCGACCATGGCTTCCTCGACCTTCTCGATCGCGACGTCCTCCCGGGCCCGGGCCGAGGCAAATCCGAAGGAATGCCCGCCGATGAGCTGCAGCGCGGACGAGCCGGCACCGGTGGAAAGCTCCTGCTCGCGGACGAGTGCGCGATGGAAGCGGCTCGTCTGGCTGCCGCCGATGATCGACAGGGCGAGGTCCACCGCGTCGATCTCGCGGGTGCCGAGGGCGGGGAGGCGCCAGGTGAAGTACGCCGCGTCGGCGGGCACGTTCGCGCCGGTCTCCTCGCGCGGGTGGTCGGTGATCGGACCCAACTCGGGTTCCGGCGGGTCCGGTGGGAGGTCCCCGGGCGGAATGTGGCCGAAGTAGCGCTCGGCGAGGGCGCGACCGTCTTCTGCGGTGACATCGCCGGCCAGGGTCAGGGCGCAGTTGTTGGGCCGATAGTGGGTCCGGAAGAAGTGGTGGACGTAGTCGAGGCTTGCCGCGTCGAGGTCGGCCATCGAACCGATGGTGGTGTGGCCATAGGGGTGATCGGCCGGGAAGGTCAGCGCGACCAGTCGCTCCATCACGTCGCCGTAGGGCACGTTGTCGTAGCGCTGGCGCTTCTCCTCCTTGACGACCTCCCGCTGGTTGTCGAGGTTGTCCTGGCCGACGGCGTCCAGGAGCGTGGCCATGCGATCGGCCTCGAGCCAGAGGGCGAGCTCGAGCCCGCCGGTGGGGAGCGCCTCGAAGTAGTTCGTGCGGTCGAACCACGTGGTGGCGTTCACGGCCGCACCGGCCGCTTGCATCAGCGCGATGTGCTGGCCCGACTCCACGTTGGCCGAACCCTGGAACATCAGATGCTCGAACAGGTGGGCGAAGCCGGTGCGGCCGGGCTCCTCGTGGCGGGAACCCACGTCATACCAAAGGTTGACCGCCACGGCCGGGGCCAGATGATCGGGGCTGACGATGACACGCAGGCCGTTGTCGAGCCGCGAGTCGTGCAGGGGGTAACCGCCGGAATCCATGCGCGCCATCGAACCACACCCGGACAACGGCGCGCGCTCACTCGCCGGTTGTGCCGTCGATCGAGCCCGGCTCAGTGGGACGCGATGGGCAGGTGCGCACCGATGTAGCCGATGAAGATTCGCGGTGACGTGGGGTGGCCGTCATAGATGTGCATGCGCGGATAGAGCCCACGGCGGTCCAGTTTGAAATGGGCCTTCATGGGCACCCTGCCCGTCGAATCGACCGATGTGGGAACTGGGAACATGCGACTGGCGCCGTGCTGCTGCATTGTTGCTGAGGTTTCGGTCTCGGCGAATCGGCCGGCCGACATCGTGCGGAAGCCCGGCGGTGTGTGGTTGATGTAGTGGTCCAGACCGTGCTCGCAAGCGCCCTCCCGGCGGGCACGCGCATAATCGGTCAGGACCAGGACGGCTTCCCAGGCCCACCCCAGCGCTGTGTCGGCGTTCGACTGCATATCGAGTTTGATGCACTCAGTCCTGTCGCCGGTGAACTCGACGGTGGGGAATTGCTCGATCCGCTCGAGAAGGTCGTCGAAGTTGTTCGGGCTCGCGACGAGATACTCATCGGGGACTGCGGCGTAGGTGTGCTCGAAGTCGTTGTGGTCTTTCAGCCGTGCCTCGAGCCACTTCATCCGGGCAGCGCTCTCTTCCTCGGCGAGGCGAGCAAAGTCGAGCTCGTAGTCCGCCTCCGTGAGCGCCGCATCCAGCTCCCGGTTCTCGTCCTCGACCTTTTCCAACTGGGCCTGCAGCTGGTCTACGCGCTCCTCCAGTGCGGTGACGGCACCGGTCCGGACACTCCCGCGCATGCGGGCGAGGAAGTCCTTCAGCGCGTTCTCTGTGATGCGCGGAATACCGAGGAGTCGTTGGACGAGAGTCAGCTGTTCGCGTACGCCGGCTTCGCCGGTCAGCTCGGTCCCGCTGTCGGGTTCCGTCTCGGGCGGGGTTGTCGGGGCAACTGGTTCGGGAGTCGGTGGCTCGGCGGCGACATCCGTCGAGGTCGTCTTGCCTTCGGTCTTGTCCGGTACAACGGGTTCCGACTCGGTCGGCACTTCGGGCTCACGGACACGCTCGACCAGTCGGCGGTTCTCGGCCCGGGCGAACAGCCGCCGGACCTCCTGTTCGATTGGCTCGGCCGGACGGTCGATCGTCTCCTGGCGTGCGATATCGCCCAGGAGCATGGTGATTCCACGATCGCCGAGTCGGGCCAGACGGGAGAGGGTGACGTAGCGGTGACGTCTGCTGTCAGCCGGGACCTCGAACCGGACGCCGGGACGGAAGCCGCGAATGGCCCAGTGCGGGACTTCGAAGTCCTCCCCGACGCGTCGGGCAAAGGCCGAAGTGGCAGCGGGGTCGAGGACGACGATCCGGGCCAGGCCGGCAGTCTCGCGGGCCCAGTCGGTCATCTGCGTCACGAGCGGTGACATGTCCTCGGCATAGCCAGGCGGGGTTCCCACGACGAACACGAGTCCGTGCCGGCGTCCGTCCCGGAGCATCGCGAGGAGTTGATCGAGGTCGTCGGAGGTGAACAGGCGGGGAACCTCGGAAAAATCCAGGGCACCGTCGTGGAGTGGAAGTGTGGTTGCGAGCCTCCGCACAAGGCGTGGGACGTTCACGAACGACCCCTGCGAGTTGCGGACGGTCACGCTGATCCAGTCACCGACAGGATCTCTGTGGGCCAGCAGTTCGGTCGTGAATCGTCCCTGCTTCGGCGAATCCTCCAGCAGCGTCATCCGGAGGGACTCGGCTCCCGGCGACGCCAGGCGTCGCACGGACAACCGGGTGCTACCGGCGACGTGGTCATGAGAATCGGCCACATCCTTGGGCAATCCCTTGGAGTGCAGCCAGGTCTGCAATTCGGAGGTGAACGAATCCATCCAGGGCTCCGCCGAGCGGCATTCCATGAACGCCACGTAGTCCCGGAACGAGTGCGGTTCGTCGACCACCGTCATGACTTCCCCTCTGCTTCGGCGAAGCTCCAGTATCCCGACTGACCGGCGGCACCCGCCACCGCAGCGTCAGCGGGTCAGCAGATAAATGACCGTCAGGATGCCGAACACGACCAGGCTGGCGAGACCAATTCCGAGGATCGTGCGGGCCACCTTCTGCATGCCGCGGGTGTGATCGAGCTCCTTCGACCGGTACGCCATCAGGCGGATCGCCCCGATCGGCACGAACCAGAGGGCGGCCAGAAAGGCCAGCCCCATCGCGAAGAACAACGGATCCATATCGAACTCACCGCCCAGCGGCTCGTCGGCGTCACCGCCACGGATTCGGGCGAGTGCTGTCATCGGGGACAACAAGAGGCCCTCGACCGGTATTCCGATCGAGGGCCTCTTGGCGTTGGTAGCGGGGACAGGATTTGAAAATCCCCCCGGCCGTGCACTGGATACAGATTCCCACTGCGGAAAACACGCTCTGGCTAGGACTTGGGCTCCACTGTAGACGTTCGCTAGAGTATGCACAAGTAGGCAAAAGTCAGCAGAGTTAGTGCAC
Coding sequences:
- a CDS encoding UPF0182 family protein, which codes for MSATTRIPSESQPRRRSALLPTLVVVSGIVLLFILFTNIWTDRLWFVALDYERVFTVQFLTRVVLFLVVGLVMALGIVGNTALAYRLRPPTRPGPLASELLERYRDALESRFVQIMIGLGVVVALFAGVSGASQVQTYLAWVNRTPFGVADPRFGFDVAFYVFELPWWRWIVAMLTALLVFSTLAAGIVHYVMGALRVAKGERRQTSRAAQAHLSILIGLTVLMFAVSAWLDRYAYQTTTNQLLTGLSYTDDHARVTASLVVAIITAICALLFISNIFIRRWMIPVAALVLAVVSSVLLTMIYPAGVQAIEVNPNEPDKERPYIESHIAATRAAYGIDDVEITNYSAEQRATAGQLRADAQALPGIRLIDPAVVAPTFDQLQQVRGFYSFPSVLDVDRYVVEGQETDAVVAVRELDISGLQDRSWNNLRTVYTHGYGLVASYGNRRQPGGEPEWLVRDIPPVGALAEHQPRIYFGEQHTEYSIVGAPAGTPPVELDTPGGGDGGGERRNTYTGEGGVEIGNWFNRLLYATRMADVNILLSGRVNEASKIIYDRTPRQRVQAAAPWLTADSNAYPALVEGRVVWIVDAYTTTNSYPNSHRISLDQATSDTQTRTPTAQPETRINYIRNSVKAVVDAYDGSVTLYAWDEQDPLLQTWRKAFPDTVKDRSEISPALLEHLRYPDDLFKVQRDVLGRYHVTDPMAWFQQNDLWVIPNDPVAQNNQKENPYLLSIKWPGDNQALFSQTTVFVPRGRNNLAAFMAVNADAASPEYGRMRILRMSDSQQVDGPNQSFNAMVTDEQVANRLRPFLNQGSAQVVYGNLLTLPLGGGLLYAQPIYTQKAAGQGSYPALTFVTVRFGERVGIGDTLQEALNQVFGGDAGASTGEEVQGETVEAGTTPPEQGGEPRPADNPGAVRALNEASTAFNEAQTALQNGDLGLYQRKIEEARAAMQRAQGALGG
- a CDS encoding pitrilysin family protein codes for the protein MSTRPLLQPPAAWTYPLPTEHRLDNGMRVLVHQVPGQRVISANLVLDVPLSAEDAAIEGVATICARALDEGTTDHPGDAFAEALETEGAAFMASQGQSSLQAMIDVPATRFPRALELLAEGVRRPELRDADSARHVALRLAELDQLRANSAQLASWAFRNAVFAPETRAQRLPGGEPGTVEAVTPDQVREFHRRHYGPRGATLVLAGDFAEDPVPLAAGAFADWATPDQATTSHQACRPATPTALLVDRPDSVQADIRFGGSGIDRHDPRWPDFQVGSYAVGGAFLSRLNKVLREERGYTYGVSLQNAPLRSGGTFTVAGSFRTEVVAPALEEARRLLDISATPITSDEVTDAVNYFAGVSPLRYATADGIADQTASIVAQGLELDYVNTYLAGIRAATPESASRAYAEVIDLDALTLVVVGDATVLEPALNDAGFAVTVR
- a CDS encoding pitrilysin family protein; amino-acid sequence: MDSGGYPLHDSRLDNGLRVIVSPDHLAPAVAVNLWYDVGSRHEEPGRTGFAHLFEHLMFQGSANVESGQHIALMQAAGAAVNATTWFDRTNYFEALPTGGLELALWLEADRMATLLDAVGQDNLDNQREVVKEEKRQRYDNVPYGDVMERLVALTFPADHPYGHTTIGSMADLDAASLDYVHHFFRTHYRPNNCALTLAGDVTAEDGRALAERYFGHIPPGDLPPDPPEPELGPITDHPREETGANVPADAAYFTWRLPALGTREIDAVDLALSIIGGSQTSRFHRALVREQELSTGAGSSALQLIGGHSFGFASARAREDVAIEKVEEAMVAELDRFAADGPSDDEVRRAHAQFERHWLQSLARIESRADQISAAATLLDDPGRINTRIDTVTSIGADEIAAAARAHLSPVHRATLIYRQENR